A region of Dermochelys coriacea isolate rDerCor1 chromosome 1, rDerCor1.pri.v4, whole genome shotgun sequence DNA encodes the following proteins:
- the LOC119841098 gene encoding histone H2B 8 has translation MPEPAKSAPAPKKGSKKAVTKTQKKGDKKRRKTRKESYSIYVYKVLKQVHPDTGISSKAMGIMNSFVNDIFERIAGEASRLAHYNKRSTITSREIQTAVRLLLPGELAKHAVSEGTKAVTKYTSSK, from the coding sequence ATGCCAGAGCCGGCAAAATCTGCTCCCGCTCCCAAGAAGGGCTCTAAAAAAGCCGTGACCAAGACTCAGAAGAAAGGCGATAAGAAGCGCAGAAAGACTAGGAAGGAGAGTTATTCCATCTACGTGTACAAAGTGCTGAAACAAGTTCACCCAGACACCGGCATTTCCTCTAAGGCCATGGGGATCATGAACTCGTTTGTAAATGACATCTTCGAGCGCATTGCGGGGGAAGCGTCTCGCCTGGCTCATTACAACAAGCGCTCGACCATCACTTCCCGGGAGATCCAGACCGCCGTGCGCCTGCTTCTGCCGGGGGAGCTGGCCAAACACGCGGTGTCTGAGGGCACTAAGGCTGTCACAAAGTACACTAGTTCTAAGTAA